A region of Pelodiscus sinensis isolate JC-2024 unplaced genomic scaffold, ASM4963464v1 ctg87, whole genome shotgun sequence DNA encodes the following proteins:
- the LOC142825960 gene encoding uncharacterized protein LOC142825960: MEDLASLRAHPLPLSLGTLQGVRAGLERSGELGMELGACLDLALERFCHEPQCVQENARLRVQWEAGALEFVSGQGQCELSVSCRDGEPQYTVAGGTGTVYLAWLRSHPEPLSVAGLARVRDRLQRWGVLEEELGSCFALALQEFSQEPRCVQENTRLRLRWGGEELEFVSGQGQCKILVLHADGQPRYHITEPARAAYLALLRSHPEPLSVADLARVRDRLGRWGALGKELSSCFEEAIAQFSRELPCVQTNARLQIWWSGQNLAFLAGQGQCEISVCSGYRGPSYEVKKLPLDVDLARIRARTEPLSTESLSRLLSRSWSYTEPNRPLRPCLQCALNGFSREPRWVQANARLRIHCGGEELEFVSGQGLCEISVLHADGRPQYGITALGADMPVPWSDGGPEPLSVADLARVRDRLGCWGVLGEELSSCLDLARQEFSQELSTLQNDARLRIRWGGGELHFQSGLEGACELSVCYRDGSAHYQVEQLPLYTYLEQLRARPPPLSPDTLLRVLHRLDPYKWEVEKLRICLDWAWQGLRQEPRCVQAHARLQLNWDFWQEFVSGQGLYGILVLHTDGDPQYRITTLGGETPVTWSDADPEPLSVANLARVRDRLKCWGVVREELSSCFEEAIARFSREPLCLQANARLRLCGDGSSLVFLSGAGACEISMRCEDGSPCYKVEELPVGMYLARFRPRPQPLSPEALQSAWQELESCKGDRDATRACFLCAWEGFCQEPRWVQANAQLRIRCGGEELEFVSGQGLCEISVLLADGEPQYHVTELGADTQVPWSDGGPEPLSVADLARVRDRLGHWGALGQALSGCFEEAVARFSREPPCLQENTRLRLSWDRGSLVFLSGDGACEVSVVSLQGTPLWLETKLPLDMYLARIRARREPLSPDMLTAMRDKLYVCQGDTKALSVCVSWASSYLSREPQGVQASARLRIHWAGGELEFTSGAGECELTVREAEPKPQYHLQLPLGIYLAHLRSDPEYLSVHSLEWMRDKLRACVGDTAALAACLDCAWEGFRQEPRWVQANARLQIRWGGEELEFVSGQGLCEISVLHADGEPQYCITALGADRPVPWSDGGSEQLSVAELARVQDRLGCWGVLGEELGRCFEEAIAQFSREPPCVQENAQLRLSWDGGHLDFFSGKGACAISVSYHDGRAQYDMSALPAPMFRARLRSHPPPLSADTLWHVRNGLHSRDGQQKALVACFDEALRGFNLEPGWVQGNARLAIWDGDEELVFVSGEGENRITVREDEEGVIQYTAQRADGGLLPRLH; the protein is encoded by the coding sequence GGACCCTGCAGGGCGTGCgggccgggctggagcgaagCGGGGAGCTTGGCATGGAGCTGGGCGCCTGCCTGGACCTCGCCCTGGAGCGGTTCTGCCACGAGCCCCAGTGCGTACAGGAGAACGCCCGGCTGCGGGTGCAGTGGGAGGCCGGGGCGCTGGAGTTCGTCTCCGGGCAGGGCCAGTGTGAGCTCAGCGTGTCCTGCCGGGACGGGGAGCCCCAGTACACTGtcgcgggggggacggggaccgTGTATCTGGCTTGGCTGCGCTCCCACCCGGAGCCGCTGAGCGTGGCCGGGCTGGCCAGGGTGCGGGACCGgctgcagcgctggggggtgctggaggaggagctggggagctGCTTTGCCCTCGCCCTGCAGGAGTTCAGCCAGGAGCCCCGGTGTGTGCAGGAGAACACCCGGCTGCGGCTCcgctggggcggggaggagctggagttCGTCTCCGGCCAGGGGCAGTGCAAGATCTTGGTGCTCCACGCCGACGGGCAGCCCCGGTATCACATCACAGAGCCAGCCAGGGCTGCGTATCTGGCTTTGCTGCGCTCCCACCCGGAGCCGCTGAGCGTGGCCGACCTGGCCAGAGTGCGGGACCGGCTGGGGCGCtggggggccctgggcaaggAGCTGAGCAGCTGCTTTGAGGAGGCCATCGCCCAGTTCAGCAGGGAGCTCCCCTGCGTGCAGACGAACGCCCGGCTGCAGATCTGGTGGAGTGGGCAGAACCTGGCCTTcctggcggggcaggggcagtgtgagaTCTCCGTGTGCTCTGGGTACAGGGGGCCCTCCTACGAGGTTAAGAAGCTCCCCCTGGATGTGGACCTTGCTCGGATACGCGCCCGCACAGAGCCCCTGAGCACTGAATCTCTGTCGAGGCTGCTGAGCAGAAGCTGGTCCTACACAGAGCCAAATCGCCCCCTGAGGCCATGTCTGCAGTGCGCGTTGAACGGGTTCTCCCGGGAGCCCCGGTGGGTGCAGGCCAACGCCCGGCTGCGGATCCACTGCggcggggaggagctggagttCGTCTCCGGCCAGGGGCTGTGCGAGATCTCGGTGCTCCATGCCGACGGGCGACCCCAGTATGGCATCACGGCGCTGGGAGCGGACATGCCGGTGCCGTGGTCCGATGGCGGCCCGGAGCCGCTGAGCGTGGCCGACCTGGCCAGGGTGCGGGACcggctggggtgctggggggtgctgggcgaGGAGCTGAGCAGCTGCTTGGATCTGGCCCGGCAGGAGTTCAGCCAGGAGCTCTCGACTCTGCAGAACGACGCCCGGCTGCGGAtccgctggggcgggggggagctgcATTTCCAGTCCGGGCTGGAGGGGGCATGTGAGCTCTCCGTGTGCTATCGGGACGGCAGCGCCCACTACCAGGTGGAGCAGCTCCCCCTCTATACCTACCTGGAGCAGTTACGTGCCCGCCCACCGCCGCTGAGCCCCGACACGCTCCTGAGGGTGCTGCACAGGCTGGACCCCTACAAGTGGGAGGTGGAGAAACTAAGAATCTGTCTGGACTGGGCCTGGCAGGGTTTGCGCCAGGAGCCCCGGTGTGTGCAGGCCcacgcccggctgcagctcaacTGGGATTTTTGGCAGGAGTTTGTCTCCGGCCAGGGTCTGTACGGGATCTTGGTGCTCCACACCGACGGGGACCCCCAGTATCGCATCACGACTCTGGGAGGGGAGACTCCAGTGACGTGGTCTGATGCCGACCCGGAGCCGCTGAGCGTGGCCAATCTAGCGAGGGTGCGGGACAGGCTGAAGTGCTGGGGGGTGGTACGCGAGGAGCTGAGCAGCTGCTTCGAGGAGGCCATCGCCCGGTTCAGCCGGGAGCCCCTCTGCCTGCAGGCGAACGCCCGGCTCCGGCTGTGCGGGGACGGGAGCAGCCTGGTGTTCCTCTCGGGGGCAGGCGCGTGTGAAATCTCCATGCGCTGTGAGGACGGGAGCCCCTGCTACAAGGTGGAGGAGCTGCCCGTGGGCATGTACCTGGCACGGTTccgcccccgcccgcagcccctgaGCCCCGAGGCCCTGCAGAGTGCATGGCAGGAGTTGGAGTCTTGTAAAGGCGACAGAGATGCCACAAGGGCCTGTTTTCTCTGTGCCTGGGAGGGATTCTGCCAGGAGCCCCGGTGGGTGCAGGCCAACGCCCAGCTGCGGATCCGCTGCggcggggaggagctggagttCGTCTCCGGCCAGGGGCTGTGCGAGATCTCGGTGCTCCTTGCCGACGGGGAGCCCCAGTATCACGtcacagagctgggagcagacaCTCAGGTGCCTTGGTCTGACGGCGGCCCTGAGCCGCTGAGCGTGGCTGACCTGGCGAGGGTGCGGGACCggctggggcactggggggctctgggccaggcGCTGAGCGGCTGCTTCGAGGAGGCCGTGGCCCGGTTCAGCCGGGAGCCCCCCTGCCTGCAGGAGAACACCCGGCTGCGGCTGAGTTGGGACAGGGGCAGCCTGGTGTTCCTCTCGGGGGACGGGGCGTGCGAGGTCAGCGTGGTGTCTCTCCAAGGGACCCCGCTGTGGCTGGAAACCAAGCTGCCCCTGGACATGTACCTGGCACGGATACGCGCCCGCCGGGAACCCCTGAGCCCCGACATGCTGACAGCCATGCGGGACAAGTTGTACGTATGCCAAGGCGACACCAAAGCCCTGAGCGTCTGCGTTAGTTGGGCCTCTAGTTACCTGAGCAGGGAGCCGCAGGGCGTGCAGGCGAGCGCCCGGCTGCGCatccactgggccgggggggagctGGAGTTCACCTCCGGGGCCGGGGAATGTGAGCTCACGGTGCGGGAGGCAGAACCCAAGCCCCAGTACCACCTCCAGCTCCCCCTGGGCATCTACCTGGCTCACCTACGCTCGGACCCCGAATACCTCTCCGTGCACAGCCTGGAGTGGATGCGGGACAAGCTGCGGGCCTGTGTCGGGGACACCGCGGCCCTCGCGGCCTGCCTGGACTGTGCCTGGGAGGGTTTCCGCCAGGAGCCCCGGTGGGTGCAGGCCAACGCCCGGCTGCAGATCcgctggggcggggaggagctggagttCGTCTCCGGCCAGGGGCTGTGTGAGATCTCGGTGCTCCACGCTGACGGGGAGCCCCAGTATTGTATCACGGCGCTGGGAGCGGACAGGCCGGTGCCGTGGTCCGACGGCGGCTCTGAGCAACTGAGCGTGGCTGAGCTGGCCAGGGTGCAGGACCGGCTGGGGTGCTGGGGCGTGCTGGGTGAGGAGCTGGGCCGCTGCTTTGAGGAGGCCATCGCCCAGTTCAGCCGCGAGCCCCCCTGCGTGCAGGAGAACGCCCAGCTGCGGCTGAGCTGGGATGGGGGCCACCTGGATTTCTTCTCGGGTAAAGGTGCGTGTGCGATCTCCGTGTCCTACCACGATGGCAGAGCCCAGTACGACATGTCGGCGCTCCCGGCTCCCATGTTCCGGGCCCGGTTACGTTCCCACCCACCGCCACTGAGCGCCGACACCCTGTGGCATGTGCGCAATGGACTGCACTCAAGGGATGGCCAGCAGAAGGCGCTGGTGGCCTGTTTCGATGAGGCCCTGAGGGGTTTCAATCTGGAACCCGGTTGGGTGCAGGGCAACGCCAGGCTGGCCATCTGGGATGGCGACGAGGAGCTGGTGTTCGtctcaggggaaggggagaacagAATCACAGTGCGGGAGGACGAGGAGGGGGTGATCCAGTACACAGCGCAACGGGCTGACGGGGGGCTGCTCCCTCGGCTGCACTAG